The Muricauda sp. SCSIO 65647 genome includes a region encoding these proteins:
- a CDS encoding RNA methyltransferase: MRKLRNEELDRLDVAAFKGAQKIPVVIVLDNIRSLNNIGSVFRTADAFLVKKIYLCGITARPPHKDIRKTALGATESVDWEYRKDIFELVEELKLQKIKIVAVEQAEGATMLNSFEVDNAQTYALVFGNEVMGVQQEVVTASDIVLEIPQYGTKHSLNISVCAGVVVWDIWSKLEGLK; the protein is encoded by the coding sequence ATGCGCAAATTGCGAAATGAAGAATTGGACCGTTTAGATGTGGCCGCTTTCAAGGGCGCTCAAAAAATTCCGGTGGTCATTGTTCTCGATAACATTCGTAGCCTGAACAACATCGGTTCTGTTTTCAGAACTGCCGATGCCTTTTTGGTCAAAAAAATATACCTCTGCGGTATTACGGCCCGGCCTCCGCACAAAGACATTCGAAAAACAGCCTTGGGGGCCACTGAGAGCGTTGATTGGGAATATCGAAAAGATATCTTCGAACTGGTTGAAGAACTGAAGCTTCAAAAAATCAAGATAGTGGCCGTAGAACAGGCAGAGGGGGCGACCATGCTCAATTCATTCGAGGTAGACAATGCCCAAACCTACGCCCTGGTCTTCGGCAATGAGGTCATGGGCGTACAACAAGAAGTGGTCACGGCAAGTGACATAGTGCTTGAGATTCCTCAGTACGGCACCAAACATTCACTTAATATTTCGGTCTGTGCAGGAGTGGTCGTTTGGGATATTTGGTCAAAGCTGGAGGGCCTGAAATAG
- the mutS gene encoding DNA mismatch repair protein MutS gives MQQYNAIKTKHPDALLLFRVGDFYETFGEDAIKASKILGIVLTHRNNGGDQTELAGFPHHSLNTYLPKLVRAGERVAICDQLEDPKQTKTIVKRGVTELVTPGVALNDDILNAKSNNFLAAVHFGRNKLGVSFLDISTGEFLTSEGNLEQIDKLLQNFSPNEVLLSKDHRQEFFESFGNHWHTFFLEDWIFQADYAEESLNGHFKTKSLQGFGIDHLAQGIIASGAVLHYLSETQHRQLQHISKLQRITEEEYVWMDRFTIRNLELYQSTHENAVTLLEIIDKTISPMGGRLLKRWLALPLKNPEKIRERLSIVTYLLPKDALLEKIQHHIKQMGDLERLVSKLATGKINPKEVVHLKNSLEAVLPIKMATEQSESATLNVLGQQLNTCEPLRTKIKQMLYEEAPVNILKGQTIAKGYSEELDELRNLAFSSKDYLDQMLEREMGQTGISSLKISSNNVFGYYIEVRNTHKNKVPESWVRKQTLVNAERYITEELKEYEAKILGAEERIAQLEQQLFEQLLVWLQEYIGPIQQTARLLAKLDCLCGFAQLAKENGYTAPEIDDSTQIRIKGGRHAVIEKQLPLGESYIANDVFLNRDDQQIIMITGPNMSGKSAILRQTALIVLLTQMGSFVPAESAAIGLVDKIFTRVGASDNISMGESTFMVEMNETASILNNLSERSLVLLDEIGRGTSTYDGISIAWAIAEYLHEHPARAKTLFATHYHELNEMTETFDRIKNYNVSVKELKDNVLFLRKLVPGGSEHSFGIHVAKMAGVPQQVVQKANKILKKLEKSHSSEEMTDTLQAVNQEMQLSFFNLDDPLLEEIKEEILHLDIDTLTPVEALMKLNEIKRLLTKKKRASS, from the coding sequence ATGCAGCAGTACAATGCCATTAAGACCAAGCATCCTGATGCTTTGTTGCTCTTTCGGGTGGGTGATTTTTATGAAACCTTTGGTGAAGATGCCATCAAGGCCTCAAAGATTTTGGGCATTGTGCTCACCCATCGCAACAATGGGGGCGACCAGACCGAATTGGCCGGTTTTCCACACCACTCATTGAACACTTATTTGCCGAAGTTGGTGCGGGCCGGTGAACGGGTGGCCATATGCGATCAACTTGAAGACCCGAAGCAGACCAAGACCATTGTAAAAAGGGGCGTGACTGAATTGGTTACCCCCGGGGTGGCTTTGAACGATGACATTCTCAATGCAAAGAGCAACAATTTTTTGGCGGCCGTTCACTTCGGAAGGAACAAATTGGGCGTTTCTTTTTTGGATATTTCCACTGGCGAATTTCTCACTTCGGAGGGCAACTTGGAACAGATCGACAAACTTCTACAGAACTTTTCGCCCAATGAGGTATTGCTTTCAAAAGACCATCGCCAAGAGTTTTTCGAATCGTTTGGAAACCACTGGCATACTTTTTTTCTAGAAGATTGGATCTTTCAGGCCGATTATGCCGAAGAAAGCCTTAACGGCCATTTCAAGACCAAGAGCCTTCAAGGTTTTGGTATTGACCATTTGGCCCAGGGCATCATAGCTTCAGGTGCGGTTCTACACTATCTTTCAGAAACACAGCACCGTCAATTACAGCATATCAGCAAGTTACAGCGCATTACGGAAGAAGAATACGTTTGGATGGACCGTTTTACCATCCGTAACCTTGAACTCTACCAATCGACCCACGAGAATGCGGTGACCCTGCTCGAAATCATCGACAAAACAATTTCTCCCATGGGTGGCCGATTGCTCAAACGGTGGCTGGCACTTCCGCTGAAGAACCCTGAAAAAATAAGGGAACGGTTGTCGATCGTCACCTATCTGTTGCCTAAAGACGCCTTGCTTGAAAAGATACAGCACCATATCAAACAGATGGGCGATTTAGAACGTTTGGTCTCCAAATTGGCAACGGGCAAAATAAATCCGAAAGAAGTGGTGCATTTAAAAAATTCACTCGAGGCCGTCTTGCCCATCAAAATGGCAACGGAACAAAGCGAATCCGCAACCTTGAACGTTCTTGGCCAACAGCTCAATACCTGTGAGCCACTTCGTACCAAGATAAAGCAAATGCTGTACGAAGAAGCCCCCGTTAACATCTTAAAGGGCCAAACGATAGCCAAAGGCTATTCGGAAGAGCTCGATGAATTGAGAAATCTGGCCTTTTCAAGTAAAGACTATCTCGACCAAATGCTCGAACGTGAGATGGGGCAAACGGGCATTTCTTCATTGAAAATATCCTCAAACAATGTATTCGGGTATTACATAGAGGTACGCAACACCCATAAAAACAAGGTGCCCGAGTCTTGGGTGCGCAAGCAGACCTTGGTAAATGCCGAGCGCTATATCACTGAAGAACTGAAAGAATATGAGGCCAAGATATTGGGTGCCGAAGAACGCATCGCGCAGCTCGAGCAGCAATTGTTCGAACAGCTGTTGGTATGGCTGCAAGAGTATATCGGCCCTATTCAGCAAACCGCCCGACTGCTGGCCAAATTGGATTGTCTTTGCGGATTTGCCCAACTGGCCAAGGAAAACGGGTATACGGCCCCTGAAATCGATGACTCGACCCAAATTCGAATCAAGGGCGGCAGGCATGCCGTGATCGAAAAACAGTTACCGTTGGGTGAGAGCTATATTGCCAATGATGTCTTTCTGAACCGTGATGACCAACAGATCATCATGATCACGGGTCCGAATATGAGCGGTAAATCCGCCATTTTGCGGCAGACGGCCCTTATTGTGCTGCTCACCCAAATGGGAAGCTTCGTACCTGCAGAAAGTGCTGCCATAGGCCTGGTCGACAAGATCTTCACACGGGTCGGGGCCAGTGACAATATTTCGATGGGCGAATCGACCTTTATGGTCGAGATGAACGAAACGGCCTCTATTTTGAACAACCTTTCAGAGCGCAGTCTAGTGCTGCTCGATGAGATAGGGCGGGGCACCAGTACCTATGACGGTATTTCAATAGCTTGGGCCATTGCCGAATACCTGCATGAGCACCCTGCCCGTGCCAAAACGCTTTTTGCCACCCATTACCATGAACTGAACGAGATGACCGAAACCTTTGACCGCATCAAGAATTATAATGTTTCGGTCAAAGAACTTAAAGACAATGTACTTTTTCTACGAAAATTGGTCCCTGGTGGCAGTGAACATAGTTTTGGCATACATGTGGCGAAGATGGCGGGCGTGCCCCAGCAAGTGGTGCAAAAGGCCAATAAAATTCTAAAGAAGCTTGAAAAATCGCACAGTAGTGAAGAGATGACCGATACCCTACAAGCGGTGAACCAAGAAATGCAGCTGAGCTTTTTCAACCTTGACGATCCCTTGCTCGAAGAGATCAAAGAAGAGATATTGCACCTTGACATCGATACCTTGACGCCGGTCGAGGCCTTGATGAAGCTCAACGAGATCAAACGCTTGCTCACCAAAAAGAAAAGGGCCTCATCGTAA
- a CDS encoding DUF4440 domain-containing protein: MIQIVKTIMPKALFYTVLIGSLLLTSCKQKENEVNDGTDQVDMSVLKKEIASRLRDYENNLRNGDSIALGAMYMEDAEIIPSTVGRENIVKAFGAMIRDGITGSSFKTVGLWGNDQLLVEEGTGEWSHESGQVVGRGRYLLVWQKDNGEWKILRDTWFPEKTD; this comes from the coding sequence ATGATTCAAATAGTCAAAACAATAATGCCAAAAGCGCTGTTCTATACCGTTCTCATCGGATCATTACTGCTTACATCCTGTAAGCAAAAAGAGAATGAAGTGAACGACGGTACAGATCAAGTAGATATGTCTGTTCTAAAAAAAGAGATAGCGTCTCGTCTTCGTGATTATGAGAACAATTTGCGAAATGGAGACTCGATTGCTTTAGGTGCAATGTACATGGAAGACGCAGAAATAATTCCCTCAACTGTCGGTCGAGAAAATATTGTTAAGGCTTTCGGAGCTATGATCAGAGATGGCATTACGGGCTCAAGTTTTAAAACCGTAGGTTTATGGGGCAATGATCAGTTACTTGTTGAGGAAGGTACGGGTGAGTGGTCTCATGAAAGCGGCCAAGTTGTTGGTCGTGGAAGGTATCTTTTGGTTTGGCAAAAAGACAATGGCGAATGGAAAATATTGAGGGACACCTGGTTTCCAGAAAAGACGGACTAA